A single window of Pristis pectinata isolate sPriPec2 chromosome 8, sPriPec2.1.pri, whole genome shotgun sequence DNA harbors:
- the LOC127573113 gene encoding coagulation factor IX-like yields MLYILNFRPRTMGEISLLIVASLLGVTNCSPSEVFLQNKDANSILQRQRRANAVFEEIKGGNIERECREEKCSFEEAREIFENKELTTAFWNEYIDGNQCESNPCLNQGECKDGIGSYSCWCLPGFQGVNCEIEPLKLCHLENGGCHHFCKKDAARGVRCVCAPTYILGADQRSCIPAVSQPCGRIADINAVRSLDVTFGARSNDARDSVFSTVTDEPRSPKRTTVRNPSNVTTTFNYTFIEESAADHTRIVGGEECRKGQCPWQAMLLNEFKNETFCGGTILNEKWVVTAAHCFVDPVEFRVVVGEHNIRKPEHTEQYHSVENVTLYPSYNPNRSRYDHDIALILLKTPINFTPFIIPICLPEKHFAERVLMAQSYGTVSGWGRLYTLGDFPQVLQRIDIPYVDRSICKESSKFSVTGNMFCAGFPDGSKDACQGDSGGPHVTRYKNTWFLTGIVSWGDGCAVAGRYGFYTRVSKYYAWIKKQTGI; encoded by the exons atgctttatattttaaattttagacCAAGAACAATGGGAGAAATCAGCTTGTTAATAGTCGCCAGTCTTCTGGGAGTCACCAACTGCAGTCCCAGTGAAG TCTTCCTTCAAAACAAAGATGCCAACAGCATTTTACAGAGGCAGAGGCGAGCCAATGCTGTTTTCGAGGAGATCAAGGGAGGtaacatagagagagagtgccGCGAGGAAAAGTGTTCCTTCGAAGAAGCACgggaaatatttgaaaacaaagaacTCACG ACTGCATTTTGGAATGAATATATAG ATGGAAACCAATGTGAGTCCAATCCTTGCCTAAACCAAGGTGAATGCAAAGATGGGATTGGTTCCTATTCTTGTTGGTGCCTACCAGGTTTCCAAGGGGTAAACTGTGAGATAG AACCTTTGAAACTCTGCCACTTGGAAAATGGCGGATGTCACCATTTCTGCAAAAAGGACGCAGCGAGAGGCgtgaggtgtgtgtgtgctcCAACCTACATACTTGGTGCTGACCAACGTTCCTGTATCCCTGCAG TGAGCCAGCCATGTGGAAGAATTGCAGATATCAATGCAGTACGATCACTTGATGTCACCTTCGGAGCCAGGAGTAATGATGCACGTGACTCAGTTTTCAGTACCGTTACAGATGAACCTCGTTCACCTAAAAGGACAACTGTGCGCAATCCCAGTAATGTCACAACGACCTTTAACTACACCTTCATTGAAGAATCGGCAGCTGATCACACCAGAATAGTGGGTGGTGAAGAATGTAGAAAGGGACAGTGTCCCTGGCAG GCCATGCTGCTGAATGAATTCAAGAATGAAACATTCTGTGGTGGAACCATACTGAATGAAAAGTGGGTCGTCACAGCAGCCCATTGCTTTGTTGATCCTGTTGAGTTTAGGGTTGTTGTTG GTGAGCATAACATCCGCAAACCTGAACACACAGAGCAGTACCACAGTGTAGAAAACGTGACTTTGTACCCCAGCTATAACCCCAACCGAAGCCGGTACGACCATGACATTGCTCTAATCCTGCTGAAGACCCCCATCAACTTCACCCCCTTCATCATCCCCATTTGCCTCCCGGAGAAGCACTTTGCAGAACGGGTGTTGATGGCACAATCGTACGGGACGGTCAGCGGCTGGGGGAGACTGTATACGCTGGGGGATTTTCCGCAGGTCCTTCAGAGAATCGACATCCCGTATGTCGATCGCAGTATTTGCAAGGAGTCCAGCAAGTTCAGTGTGACCGGGAACATGTTCTGTGCTGGCTTTCCCGATGGAAGCAAAGATGCCTGTCAGGGAGACAGCGGAGGACCTCATGTCACCAGGTACAAGAACACCTGGTTTCTAACAGGTATTGTCAGCTGGGGAGACGGCTGTGCAGTGGCCGGGAGGTATGGATTCTACACCAGGGTATCCAAGTATTATGCCTGGATTAAAAAACAAACAGGGATTTGA